The DNA region ATCCGTAAAATAATAAAGGCACATGTGTATCATAATTGAATGGTGTTCCGTGAGAAGTTCCTTTTCCTTCATGTGCACTATACCCTGCTTTTTCTAAAAGAACTAAATCTCCGTTTTGTTTAGGATCATAACCTCTAAAAACAGCGTTCAAATAAAAATCAGTACTATTTGCTGACAAAATTTCTTCCTCTGAATAGACACGTTTTATATGAGAAAAACTCATTACATACTCTTTAAACTTATTTTTTAAAATGTCTAAATCCAAGTTGCTTTCCTTAATTTTCTTTTTATCAAAAAACAAATTATAGTTGGAATAGTCTAACACAAAATCCGCCCCAAAATTAGCTTTCGAAAAATCACGCAACTTATTTACAAACAATGAATAATCAACAGGTTCTATAGGATACTTACTATCCTTTAAAAATTGTTGATTCTCAGCAGCGGCATGATCTGAAGTTAAAAACAACAAATAATTACCCTTACCTACTTTTTTATCCAAGAACTCTAAAAAATGAGCGATGGTCTCGTCTAATCGCAAATAAGTATCCTGAACCTCTCTAGAACGTGGCCCTGTCAAATGTCCTATATAATCTGTTGATGAAAAACTAAGCGTTAAAAAATCGGTCACTTCATCAGCCCCTAAACCTTCATTAATGATAGTTTCTTTCGCAAAATCAGCTATGAAATCATTCCCATACGGTGTTCTCTTTATGACTTTAGCTCCATATTTTGCATACATAGATTTTAAATCATAGGGAAAAACAGGCTTTTTACTACCAAACAACAAACCCTCATAATCATTATCATCCGCTAAACTTTCATTATAAACAGATTCTGATTTCAACAAAGTCCAATCTTTACTTAAATAGGTTTCATAATTTTTCTTTGCATTAAAATCGTCCACCCATTTTGGTAATTCTTTCCCATAAAAAGTACTTGAAATAAAATTTCCCGAATCACTCAACCAAAAAGCCCAATTAGCAAAATGTCCTGCTGGAAGTATCGAACCACGATCTTTTACGCTTACACCTATTACTTTTCCTTTAAAATTAGTTGCTAAACGTAACTCATCTGTTACAGTTGAAGTTTCTAAATTAACAGGAGACATTTTTCCCTCTTCTACCTTCCCCTTACCCAATATACTAACCGATGCATCATCAGTGCAATATTTATCTTTTGCTATCGACTTATCAAACCAAGTATTACCTACAATTCCATGTA from Flavobacterium nitratireducens includes:
- the pafA gene encoding alkaline phosphatase PafA; translated protein: MKKITLLFASIAIFNSYAQQRPKLVVGVVVDQMKMEYLYRYADDFSANGFRKLMGEGYVFHNTQYNYMPTYTGPGHASIYTGTIPAVHGIVGNTWFDKSIAKDKYCTDDASVSILGKGKVEEGKMSPVNLETSTVTDELRLATNFKGKVIGVSVKDRGSILPAGHFANWAFWLSDSGNFISSTFYGKELPKWVDDFNAKKNYETYLSKDWTLLKSESVYNESLADDNDYEGLLFGSKKPVFPYDLKSMYAKYGAKVIKRTPYGNDFIADFAKETIINEGLGADEVTDFLTLSFSSTDYIGHLTGPRSREVQDTYLRLDETIAHFLEFLDKKVGKGNYLLFLTSDHAAAENQQFLKDSKYPIEPVDYSLFVNKLRDFSKANFGADFVLDYSNYNLFFDKKKIKESNLDLDILKNKFKEYVMSFSHIKRVYSEEEILSANSTDFYLNAVFRGYDPKQNGDLVLLEKAGYSAHEGKGTSHGTPFNYDTHVPLLFYGWNIKKGESFDRKVITQIAPTIAQKIRIDFPNGTEAEVLTEVLETK